A genome region from Pseudomonas sp. S06B 330 includes the following:
- the fabD gene encoding ACP S-malonyltransferase: protein MSASLAFVFPGQGSQSLGMLAELGAQYPLVIETFKEASDALGYDLWALTQEGPEEQLNQTDKTQPAILTASIALWRLWLAEGGARPAFVSGHSLGEYSALVAAGSLSLADAVKLVKRRGELMQEAVPAGQGAMAAILGLDDADVVAICAESAQGEVVSAVNFNSPGQVVIAGAKAAVERAMEACKAKGAKRALPLPVSVPSHCELMRPAAERFAESVNAIDWQAPQIPVVQNVSAAVAADLDTLKRDLLEQLYKPVRWVECVQTLAANGAVQLVECGPGKVLAGLNKRCADGVNTSNLNTPDAFAATRAALA from the coding sequence ATGTCTGCATCCCTCGCATTCGTCTTTCCCGGTCAAGGTTCGCAGTCCCTCGGCATGCTTGCCGAGCTGGGCGCCCAGTACCCGCTGGTCATTGAAACCTTCAAGGAAGCCTCCGATGCCCTGGGCTATGACCTCTGGGCGCTGACCCAAGAGGGTCCGGAAGAGCAACTCAATCAAACCGACAAAACCCAGCCCGCTATCCTCACTGCCTCGATCGCCCTGTGGCGTCTGTGGCTGGCTGAGGGCGGTGCGCGTCCGGCTTTCGTTTCCGGGCACAGCCTGGGCGAATACAGTGCACTGGTCGCCGCTGGCAGCCTGAGCCTGGCTGATGCCGTGAAGCTGGTGAAACGTCGCGGTGAGCTCATGCAAGAGGCCGTGCCGGCCGGGCAGGGCGCCATGGCGGCGATTCTGGGGCTGGACGACGCTGACGTCGTTGCCATCTGTGCCGAGTCGGCGCAGGGTGAAGTGGTCAGCGCGGTGAACTTCAACTCGCCTGGCCAGGTGGTTATCGCGGGTGCCAAGGCGGCCGTCGAGCGCGCCATGGAAGCCTGCAAGGCCAAGGGCGCCAAGCGCGCATTGCCGTTGCCGGTGAGCGTACCGTCGCACTGTGAGCTGATGCGTCCGGCTGCCGAGCGTTTTGCCGAGTCGGTCAATGCCATCGATTGGCAGGCACCGCAGATTCCGGTTGTACAGAACGTCAGCGCTGCTGTCGCCGCTGACCTGGACACCCTCAAGCGTGACCTGCTCGAACAGCTGTACAAGCCGGTGCGCTGGGTCGAGTGCGTGCAGACCCTGGCCGCCAATGGCGCGGTGCAGCTGGTCGAGTGTGGCCCGGGCAAAGTGCTGGCGGGCCTGAACAAGCGCTGCGCTGATGGCGTGAACACCTCTAACCTCAACACCCCGGATGCTTTCGCCGCCACCCGTGCGGCGCTGGCCTGA
- the rpmF gene encoding 50S ribosomal protein L32 yields the protein MAVQQNKKSRSARDMRRSHDALSENALSVEKTTGEVHLRHHVSPEGVYRGRKVIDKGADE from the coding sequence ATGGCTGTTCAGCAGAACAAAAAATCCCGCTCTGCCCGTGACATGCGCCGTTCGCACGACGCCCTCTCGGAAAACGCTCTGTCCGTAGAGAAAACCACTGGTGAAGTGCATCTGCGTCACCACGTATCGCCAGAAGGCGTATATCGTGGTCGTAAAGTGATCGACAAGGGCGCTGACGAGTAA
- a CDS encoding Maf family protein produces MLPLLLASSSPYRRELLERLRLPFSWASPDIDEQRLPEEPALELVKRLAQEKAHALAASHPNHLIIGSDQVAVLGEQILGKPHTFERACAQLLEASGNHVTFLTGLALLNSQTGYCQVDCIPFTVNMRELDLACIERYLRAEEPYDCAGSFKAEGLGVSLFQSTHGVDATSLIGLPLIRLVDMLQAEGLSLP; encoded by the coding sequence ATGCTGCCTTTATTACTGGCTTCCAGCTCGCCCTACCGGCGCGAATTGCTTGAGCGTTTGCGCCTACCCTTCAGCTGGGCCTCGCCCGATATCGACGAACAACGCCTACCGGAAGAGCCCGCCCTTGAGCTGGTCAAACGCCTGGCCCAGGAAAAAGCCCACGCCCTCGCCGCCAGCCACCCCAACCACCTGATCATCGGCTCCGACCAAGTCGCGGTGCTTGGCGAACAGATCCTCGGCAAGCCACACACCTTCGAACGCGCCTGCGCACAGCTGCTTGAAGCCAGTGGCAACCATGTCACCTTTCTCACCGGCCTGGCCCTACTCAACAGCCAGACCGGCTATTGCCAGGTCGACTGCATACCCTTCACGGTCAACATGCGCGAACTGGACCTGGCCTGCATTGAGCGCTACCTGCGCGCCGAGGAACCTTACGATTGCGCCGGCAGCTTCAAAGCCGAAGGATTAGGCGTCAGCCTGTTTCAGAGCACCCACGGCGTCGACGCCACCAGCCTGATCGGCCTGCCACTGATCCGCCTGGTAGACATGCTCCAGGCCGAAGGCCTGAGCCTGCCCTAA
- the plsX gene encoding phosphate acyltransferase PlsX, with product MSAQIIAIDAMGGDFGPRSIVQASIACLSATPSLHLTLVGQPSLLEDLIAGQSAADRARLQIVAASEVIGMDERPAQALRGKPDSSMRVALELLRDGKVQACVSAGNTGALMALSRYVLKTLPGIDRPAMVAAIPTQAGYCQLLDLGANVDCSAENLFQFAVMGSVAAQALGISRPRVALLNVGTEDIKGNQQVKLAASLLQNARGINYIGFVEGDGLYRGEADVVVCDGFVGNILLKSSEGLATMIGARIEALFKGSLAARLAGAVAMPLLKRLQADLAPARHNGASFLGLQGIVIKSHGSAGVQGFQSAIQRALIEIQENLPQRLHGRLEDLLL from the coding sequence TTGTCCGCTCAGATCATCGCGATTGACGCAATGGGCGGGGACTTCGGTCCCCGCAGCATTGTTCAGGCGAGTATTGCTTGCCTATCGGCTACCCCCTCGCTGCACCTGACCCTTGTCGGTCAACCCTCCCTTCTTGAAGATCTTATCGCTGGCCAGTCGGCAGCGGATCGCGCGCGCCTGCAGATTGTTGCCGCCAGCGAAGTGATCGGCATGGATGAGCGACCGGCCCAGGCATTGCGTGGCAAGCCCGATTCGTCGATGCGTGTGGCTCTGGAATTATTGCGTGATGGCAAGGTGCAGGCCTGTGTGAGTGCCGGTAACACCGGTGCGTTGATGGCGCTGTCGCGTTATGTGCTCAAGACCCTGCCTGGCATTGATCGCCCGGCTATGGTCGCGGCCATTCCGACTCAGGCTGGCTACTGCCAGTTGCTCGACCTGGGTGCCAATGTCGACTGCAGTGCAGAGAATCTCTTTCAGTTTGCCGTGATGGGCTCGGTGGCGGCTCAAGCCTTGGGTATTTCCCGGCCTCGTGTAGCGCTGCTCAATGTCGGTACCGAAGACATAAAAGGTAACCAGCAGGTCAAGTTGGCGGCCAGTCTGCTGCAGAACGCCCGCGGGATTAACTACATTGGCTTCGTCGAAGGTGATGGCTTGTACCGTGGTGAGGCGGATGTGGTGGTATGCGACGGTTTCGTCGGCAACATTCTGCTCAAATCCAGCGAAGGCCTGGCAACCATGATCGGCGCACGCATCGAGGCGTTGTTCAAAGGTAGTCTGGCTGCGCGTCTGGCCGGCGCTGTGGCGATGCCGCTGCTCAAGCGCCTGCAGGCTGACTTGGCCCCGGCGCGGCATAATGGCGCAAGCTTCCTTGGCCTGCAGGGCATCGTTATCAAGAGCCATGGCTCTGCCGGCGTGCAGGGCTTTCAGAGCGCCATTCAGCGTGCCTTGATCGAAATCCAGGAAAACCTCCCGCAGCGCCTGCACGGTCGCCTGGAAGACCTGTTGCTTTAG
- a CDS encoding S49 family peptidase, whose translation MTDEWKAPSAEANEVNESSDERKSWKLLEKTLLAGVQEQRRARRWGIFFKLLTFAYLFGILMLFSPWSSMDKAASRSVNHTALVEVRGVIADQEPASADNIVGGLREAFKDSKTKAVILRINSPGGSPVQSGYIYDEIRRLRAEYPKIKLYAVISDLGASGAYYIASAADEIYADKASLVGSIGVTAAGYGFVGTMEKLGVERRTYTAGEHKAFLDPFQPQKPEETAFWQGVLETTHKQFIASVKQGRGERLKDKEHPELFSGLIWSGEQALALGLVDGLGSAGYVARDVVGEKELVDFTVEESPFDRFSKRLGTSIAERLALWMGFQGPSLR comes from the coding sequence ATGACTGACGAATGGAAGGCGCCCAGCGCCGAAGCTAATGAAGTCAACGAAAGCAGCGATGAGCGCAAAAGTTGGAAGCTGCTGGAGAAAACCCTGCTGGCTGGTGTGCAGGAGCAGCGCCGGGCGCGGCGCTGGGGTATTTTTTTCAAGCTGCTGACCTTCGCCTATCTGTTTGGCATCCTCATGCTGTTCAGTCCATGGTCGAGCATGGACAAGGCGGCGTCTCGTAGCGTCAATCACACGGCGCTGGTTGAGGTGCGTGGGGTGATTGCGGATCAGGAGCCTGCCAGTGCTGACAATATCGTTGGTGGCTTGCGCGAGGCGTTCAAAGATAGCAAAACCAAGGCGGTAATCCTGCGCATCAATAGCCCGGGCGGCAGTCCGGTGCAGTCGGGTTACATCTACGATGAGATTCGCCGTCTGCGTGCGGAGTACCCGAAAATCAAGCTGTATGCGGTGATCAGTGACTTGGGGGCATCCGGAGCCTACTACATTGCCAGTGCCGCGGATGAAATCTATGCCGACAAGGCCAGTCTGGTTGGCTCCATTGGTGTTACAGCTGCCGGTTATGGCTTTGTTGGCACCATGGAGAAGCTCGGTGTCGAGCGGCGCACCTATACGGCGGGTGAGCACAAGGCGTTTCTGGATCCTTTCCAGCCGCAAAAGCCTGAAGAGACAGCGTTCTGGCAAGGCGTGCTGGAGACGACTCACAAGCAGTTCATCGCCAGTGTGAAGCAAGGCCGAGGCGAGCGCCTCAAGGACAAAGAGCATCCTGAGCTGTTCAGTGGCTTGATCTGGTCGGGTGAGCAAGCCTTGGCTCTGGGCTTGGTGGATGGCTTGGGTAGTGCCGGTTATGTGGCGCGCGATGTGGTGGGTGAGAAGGAATTGGTGGACTTCACCGTTGAAGAGTCACCGTTTGATCGCTTTTCCAAGCGCCTGGGTACCAGCATTGCCGAGCGCCTGGCGTTGTGGATGGGCTTTCAGGGGCCATCGCTGCGCTGA
- a CDS encoding YceD family protein, whose translation MLNDPIPPHVDPRKLADRGVSLEGTLQLADLERLCDPLSDNVGTVQAKFDFERDEQKAVVIHTDLSVEVKMVCQRCLELVTLPIHSECTYAVVKEGANTQSLPKGYDVLELGEDPLDLQALVEEELLLALPIVPAHHPEECQQPAGADEPEPSKDEVTRSNPFSVLAQLKRDPNV comes from the coding sequence ATGTTGAATGACCCGATTCCACCTCACGTTGACCCGCGCAAATTGGCCGATCGTGGTGTTTCCCTTGAAGGAACACTGCAGCTCGCCGATTTGGAGAGACTCTGCGACCCGCTTTCCGACAATGTCGGTACGGTGCAGGCTAAATTCGATTTTGAGCGAGACGAGCAGAAAGCTGTGGTTATCCACACCGATCTGAGCGTTGAGGTCAAAATGGTTTGCCAGCGTTGTCTTGAGCTGGTCACCCTGCCGATCCATAGCGAATGTACTTACGCTGTGGTGAAGGAGGGTGCGAATACCCAGTCGTTGCCGAAAGGTTATGACGTGCTGGAACTGGGCGAAGATCCTTTGGATCTGCAGGCCTTGGTCGAGGAGGAGCTTTTGCTCGCCCTGCCCATCGTGCCTGCTCATCATCCGGAAGAATGCCAGCAGCCGGCGGGCGCCGATGAGCCCGAACCGAGCAAGGACGAGGTAACACGGTCCAACCCGTTCAGTGTATTGGCGCAGTTAAAGCGTGACCCAAACGTTTAG
- the murB gene encoding UDP-N-acetylmuramate dehydrogenase: MSGQWQQQVSLKPYNTFGIDVKARYYTEVHNDDDVRQALAEASEQGVAVLVVGGGSNLLLTADIQALVLRMVSRGLRILADDGEHVVVEAEAGEPWHPFVQWSLAQGLAGLENLSLIPGTVGAAPMQNIGAYGVEIKDVFAGLTALDRQTGELRDFSLEECAFAYRDSLFKREPGRWLILRVRFALSRVMQAHLDYGPVRQRLSEQGIAQPTAQNVSDAICSIRREKLPDPVELGNAGSFFKNPVVAAVLADKIRLQHPGLVAYPQADGQMKLAAGWLIEQAGWKGHREGDAGVHRLQSLVLVNYGQASGLQLHQLAQKIQADILERFGVTLEMEPNLY; encoded by the coding sequence ATGAGCGGGCAATGGCAGCAGCAGGTATCGCTCAAGCCGTATAACACCTTTGGAATCGACGTTAAGGCGCGGTATTACACCGAGGTGCATAACGATGACGATGTGCGCCAGGCGCTGGCTGAAGCCAGTGAGCAGGGTGTAGCGGTGCTGGTGGTCGGCGGTGGCAGCAACCTGCTGCTGACCGCCGACATCCAGGCGCTGGTACTGCGCATGGTCAGTCGTGGCCTGCGCATCCTCGCGGATGACGGCGAGCACGTGGTGGTTGAGGCTGAGGCGGGTGAGCCTTGGCATCCATTCGTGCAATGGAGCCTGGCTCAAGGCCTGGCCGGGCTGGAAAACCTCAGCTTGATTCCGGGCACCGTTGGCGCGGCGCCGATGCAGAACATTGGTGCTTATGGCGTCGAGATCAAGGACGTGTTTGCCGGGCTCACTGCACTGGATCGCCAAACCGGTGAGTTGCGCGACTTCAGCCTGGAGGAGTGCGCCTTTGCCTACCGTGACAGCCTGTTCAAGCGAGAGCCGGGACGCTGGTTGATCCTGCGTGTGCGCTTTGCCTTGAGTCGAGTGATGCAGGCACACCTGGATTATGGGCCGGTGCGTCAGCGTCTGAGTGAGCAGGGTATTGCTCAGCCCACGGCACAGAATGTCAGTGACGCGATCTGCAGTATTCGTCGCGAGAAACTGCCGGATCCGGTCGAGCTGGGCAATGCCGGGAGTTTCTTCAAGAATCCGGTGGTTGCTGCTGTGCTGGCTGACAAGATTCGGCTGCAGCATCCGGGGCTAGTGGCTTATCCGCAGGCTGACGGGCAGATGAAACTGGCGGCAGGTTGGTTGATCGAGCAGGCGGGTTGGAAGGGGCACCGTGAGGGCGATGCCGGAGTCCACCGTTTGCAGTCGCTGGTGCTGGTTAACTATGGCCAGGCTAGCGGGTTGCAACTGCATCAGCTAGCGCAGAAGATTCAAGCCGATATCCTTGAGCGCTTCGGGGTTACGCTTGAGATGGAGCCGAATCTGTATTGA
- a CDS encoding HAD family hydrolase, with protein MRRDYDLLIFDWDGTLADSIGRIVESMHVAAGRAGHPGCDDEAVKGIIGLALAEAISTLYPHLDAEQVAVFRQHYADVYMALDEQPSPLFEGVVESLEAFRAQGYRLAVATGKARRGLDRVLRANGWEDYFDITRAADETRGKPHPQMLEEILAHCQIEPARALMVGDSSFDLLMASNAGMHSVAVSYGAMSPAALSAFGPQVCIEHFSQLQAWLSRSPAAVIPG; from the coding sequence GTGCGTCGTGATTACGATCTGCTGATCTTCGATTGGGACGGCACCCTGGCTGATTCGATCGGGCGTATCGTCGAGTCCATGCACGTGGCGGCGGGTCGCGCTGGTCACCCTGGCTGCGATGATGAAGCGGTCAAAGGTATTATTGGTCTGGCACTGGCCGAGGCCATCAGCACCTTGTATCCACACCTGGATGCCGAGCAGGTGGCGGTGTTTCGTCAGCATTATGCTGATGTGTACATGGCGTTGGATGAGCAGCCATCGCCATTGTTCGAGGGTGTGGTGGAATCGCTGGAGGCATTTCGCGCCCAGGGCTATCGTCTGGCGGTGGCCACTGGTAAGGCGCGACGAGGTCTTGATCGGGTGCTGCGAGCCAATGGCTGGGAGGATTACTTCGATATCACCCGGGCTGCCGATGAAACACGTGGCAAGCCGCATCCGCAGATGCTTGAGGAAATTCTTGCCCATTGCCAGATTGAACCGGCGCGGGCGTTGATGGTCGGAGACTCCTCGTTCGATTTGTTGATGGCCAGCAATGCTGGCATGCATTCTGTGGCGGTCAGCTATGGGGCTATGTCGCCGGCGGCATTGAGTGCCTTCGGTCCGCAAGTCTGTATCGAACACTTTTCACAGTTGCAGGCCTGGCTAAGTCGCTCGCCTGCTGCGGTAATTCCAGGGTAG
- the rne gene encoding ribonuclease E produces MKRMLINATQPEELRVALVDGQRLYDLDIESGAREQKKANIYKGRITRIEPSLEAAFVDFGSERHGFLPLKEISREYFKKSPEGRVNIKEVLSEGQEVIVQVEKEERGNKGAALTTFISLAGRYLVLMPNNPRAGGISRRIEGEERNELREALNGLVAPADMGLIVRTAGLGRSSEEMQWDLDYLLQLWTAIKEASQDRAAPFLIYQESNVIIRAIRDYLRQDIGEVLIDSIDAQEEALTFIRQVMPQYASKIKLYEDSVPLFNRFQIESQIETAFQRVVDLPSGGSIVIDPTEALVSIDINSARATKGSDIEETALQTNLEAAEEIARQLRLRDIGGLIVIDFIDMTPAKNQRAVEEKVRECLEADRARVQVGRISRFGLLEMSRQRLRPSLGESSGIVCPRCSGTGIIRDVESLSLAILRLIEEEALKDRTAEVRAQVPIPVAAFLLNEKRNSITKIELRTRARIVILPNDHLETPHFEVQRLRDDSPEALSTQSSYEIAATETEEAQPTAATRTLVRQEAAVKTAPARANAPVPAATEQPATAPAHIAPEPSLFKGLVKSLVSLFAGKEEPAAAPVVAEKPATERPQRNEERRNGRQQSRNRNGRRDEDRKPREERAPREERQPREAREETQAREERAPRQPREERQPRAPREERRSREDRPVRELREPLDAVTPAVREERPERAPREERQPREERAPREERAPREERAPREERAPREERQPRPPREERQPRPAEQAAEAAEEQLPNEELLQDDNQEGSEGDRPRRRSRGQRRRSNRRERQRDANGNVVEGSEDGSEEGNEPSAAELAAGLAVTAAVATSNISAEAEAQANVQAERATAAIEETAPVAAPAAVETVTVEAAEAATEPTPVEPVVVEARQPEIAEEVAIAPVVEQPISEPVAAVEPSIEPVVEVAPQPAAEEASVEVAIVAEPVVEAPREPEAVQAPVVEADAVQPVITAPAPAAVAETPAVEPAVVEAPVVMLPNGRAPNDPREVRRRKREAEAAAAAAAQAAPADQAEALETAEEHKPLV; encoded by the coding sequence ATGAAAAGAATGCTGATTAACGCGACTCAACCCGAAGAGTTGCGTGTAGCACTGGTAGACGGCCAACGTCTCTACGACCTGGACATCGAGTCCGGTGCGCGTGAGCAGAAGAAGGCCAACATCTACAAAGGCCGGATCACCCGGATCGAACCTAGCCTGGAAGCCGCTTTCGTCGACTTCGGCTCCGAGCGTCATGGCTTTCTGCCGCTGAAAGAAATCTCCCGCGAATACTTCAAGAAGTCCCCAGAAGGCCGGGTGAACATCAAGGAAGTACTCAGCGAAGGCCAGGAAGTCATCGTTCAGGTCGAGAAAGAAGAGCGTGGCAACAAGGGCGCCGCCCTGACCACCTTTATCAGCCTGGCTGGTCGTTACCTGGTGCTGATGCCGAACAACCCGCGTGCCGGTGGCATCTCCCGTCGCATCGAAGGCGAAGAGCGTAATGAACTGCGCGAAGCGCTGAACGGCCTGGTCGCCCCTGCTGACATGGGCCTGATCGTGCGCACTGCCGGCCTTGGCCGCAGCAGCGAAGAAATGCAATGGGACCTGGACTACCTGCTGCAACTCTGGACCGCCATCAAAGAAGCCTCCCAGGACCGCGCTGCGCCTTTCCTGATCTACCAGGAAAGCAATGTCATCATCCGCGCTATCCGCGACTACCTGCGCCAGGACATCGGCGAAGTGCTGATCGACAGCATCGATGCTCAGGAAGAAGCCCTGACCTTCATCCGCCAGGTAATGCCGCAGTACGCCAGCAAGATCAAGCTGTATGAAGACAGCGTACCGCTGTTCAACCGCTTCCAGATCGAAAGCCAGATCGAAACTGCCTTCCAGCGCGTCGTCGACCTGCCGTCCGGCGGCTCGATCGTTATCGATCCAACCGAAGCCCTGGTCTCCATCGACATCAACTCGGCGCGCGCCACCAAAGGTAGCGACATCGAGGAAACCGCCCTGCAGACCAACCTGGAAGCGGCTGAAGAAATCGCCCGCCAACTGCGCCTGCGTGATATCGGCGGCCTGATCGTCATCGACTTCATCGACATGACCCCGGCCAAGAACCAGCGCGCCGTCGAAGAAAAGGTCCGTGAGTGCCTGGAAGCCGACCGTGCCCGCGTACAGGTCGGTCGCATTTCGCGCTTCGGCCTGCTGGAAATGTCCCGTCAGCGCCTGCGTCCATCCTTGGGCGAAAGCAGCGGCATCGTCTGCCCACGCTGCAGCGGTACCGGCATCATCCGTGACGTCGAATCCCTGTCGCTGGCCATCCTGCGCCTGATCGAAGAAGAAGCCCTGAAAGACCGCACTGCCGAAGTTCGCGCGCAAGTGCCGATTCCGGTTGCTGCGTTCCTGCTCAACGAAAAGCGTAACTCGATCACCAAGATCGAACTGCGTACCCGGGCGCGTATCGTCATCCTGCCGAACGACCACCTGGAAACTCCGCACTTCGAAGTTCAACGCCTGCGCGACGACAGCCCGGAAGCGCTGAGCACCCAATCGAGCTACGAAATCGCCGCCACCGAGACCGAAGAAGCTCAGCCGACGGCGGCCACCCGCACCCTGGTTCGCCAGGAAGCAGCGGTCAAGACTGCTCCAGCTCGCGCCAATGCACCGGTTCCAGCTGCCACTGAGCAACCTGCAACTGCCCCCGCTCACATCGCGCCAGAGCCAAGCCTGTTCAAAGGCCTGGTGAAGTCGCTGGTCAGCCTGTTCGCCGGTAAAGAGGAACCTGCCGCCGCGCCAGTGGTTGCCGAGAAGCCGGCCACCGAGCGCCCGCAGCGTAACGAAGAGCGTCGTAACGGTCGTCAGCAGAGCCGCAATCGCAATGGCCGTCGCGATGAAGATCGCAAGCCACGCGAAGAGCGCGCCCCGCGTGAAGAGCGTCAACCACGCGAAGCCCGTGAAGAAACCCAGGCCCGCGAAGAGCGTGCACCACGCCAGCCACGCGAAGAGCGTCAGCCTCGCGCACCACGTGAAGAGCGCCGTTCCCGCGAGGACCGCCCGGTCCGCGAACTGCGCGAGCCACTGGACGCTGTCACTCCGGCCGTACGCGAAGAGCGCCCTGAGCGCGCACCGCGTGAAGAACGTCAGCCTCGTGAAGAGCGTGCACCGCGTGAAGAACGTGCACCACGCGAAGAGCGCGCTCCTCGTGAAGAACGTGCGCCACGTGAAGAGCGTCAACCACGCCCACCACGCGAAGAACGTCAGCCTCGCCCAGCCGAACAGGCTGCAGAAGCGGCTGAAGAGCAACTGCCAAACGAAGAGCTGCTGCAGGACGACAACCAGGAAGGTAGCGAAGGCGATCGCCCACGCCGCCGCTCCCGTGGCCAGCGTCGTCGCAGCAACCGTCGTGAACGTCAGCGTGATGCCAACGGCAACGTCGTTGAAGGCTCCGAAGATGGCAGCGAAGAAGGTAACGAGCCGTCGGCTGCCGAACTGGCCGCAGGCCTGGCTGTCACCGCTGCGGTCGCGACCAGCAACATCAGTGCTGAAGCTGAGGCGCAGGCCAACGTTCAAGCCGAACGTGCAACAGCTGCGATTGAAGAGACTGCCCCTGTAGCAGCCCCTGCAGCCGTAGAAACTGTCACGGTAGAGGCTGCTGAAGCGGCAACTGAGCCGACCCCGGTCGAGCCTGTTGTGGTTGAGGCTCGCCAGCCTGAGATTGCTGAAGAAGTGGCAATCGCCCCAGTGGTCGAACAACCGATCAGCGAGCCTGTGGCCGCGGTTGAGCCGAGCATTGAGCCAGTGGTCGAAGTTGCCCCTCAACCAGCGGCAGAAGAAGCGTCGGTTGAAGTTGCTATCGTCGCCGAGCCGGTTGTTGAGGCCCCTCGCGAACCAGAAGCTGTTCAGGCGCCTGTGGTTGAAGCTGACGCTGTCCAGCCGGTTATTACCGCGCCTGCGCCTGCTGCCGTAGCTGAAACTCCAGCTGTCGAGCCAGCAGTGGTCGAAGCCCCGGTAGTGATGCTGCCGAACGGTCGCGCCCCGAACGACCCACGTGAAGTGCGTCGCCGCAAGCGTGAAGCCGAAGCTGCAGCAGCTGCTGCCGCCCAAGCCGCACCGGCTGATCAAGCTGAGGCCCTGGAAACTGCAGAAGAGCATAAACCGCTCGTGTAA
- the rluC gene encoding 23S rRNA pseudouridine(955/2504/2580) synthase RluC, with protein MTTNAPPTSGVQLIEVAPELAGQRIDNFLITALKGVPKTLIYRILRKGEVRVNKGRIKPEYKLQAGDIVRVPPVRLPERDEPVPVAQGLLQRLEAAIVYEDKALIVLNKPAGIAVHGGSGLNFGVIEAFRQLRPDTKELELVHRLDRDTSGLLMIAKKRSMLRHLHAALRGDGVDKRYMALVRGHWATAKKQVNAPLLKSNLRSGERMVEINDEGKEALTLFRVLRRFGEFATMIEARPITGRTHQIRVHALHAGHCIAGDSKYGDEDFTREIRELGGKRLFLHAYALTVPLPDGGELKLEAPVDDMWAKTVERLSAS; from the coding sequence ATGACGACTAATGCCCCTCCGACCTCCGGCGTCCAGCTGATTGAGGTCGCGCCGGAACTTGCCGGCCAACGAATCGATAACTTTCTCATCACTGCGCTCAAGGGCGTTCCCAAGACCTTGATTTACCGCATTTTGCGCAAAGGCGAAGTGCGGGTGAACAAGGGCCGGATCAAGCCTGAGTACAAATTGCAGGCCGGAGACATCGTGCGCGTGCCGCCCGTTCGTCTGCCGGAGCGCGATGAGCCTGTGCCTGTGGCCCAAGGTTTGCTTCAGCGCCTGGAGGCCGCCATCGTCTATGAAGACAAGGCCTTGATCGTATTGAACAAACCTGCGGGCATCGCCGTGCATGGCGGTAGCGGCTTGAATTTTGGGGTTATTGAAGCCTTTCGTCAGTTGCGTCCCGATACCAAGGAGCTGGAGTTGGTCCATCGCCTGGATCGCGACACGTCCGGCCTGTTGATGATTGCCAAAAAGCGCAGCATGTTGCGCCACCTGCACGCCGCGTTGCGCGGTGATGGTGTCGACAAGCGCTATATGGCGCTGGTTCGTGGTCACTGGGCAACGGCCAAGAAGCAGGTCAATGCACCGTTGCTCAAGAGCAATCTGCGCTCCGGTGAACGCATGGTTGAAATCAACGATGAAGGCAAGGAGGCGCTGACCCTGTTTCGCGTCCTGCGCCGTTTCGGTGAATTCGCAACGATGATCGAGGCGCGGCCGATTACCGGTCGCACCCACCAGATTCGAGTGCATGCCCTGCATGCCGGGCATTGTATCGCGGGTGACAGCAAGTATGGCGATGAGGACTTCACTCGCGAAATTCGCGAGCTGGGCGGCAAACGCCTGTTTCTGCATGCGTATGCGCTGACCGTGCCGCTGCCTGATGGTGGCGAGCTCAAGCTTGAAGCGCCAGTGGATGACATGTGGGCCAAGACCGTGGAGCGCTTGAGTGCGTCGTGA
- a CDS encoding low molecular weight protein-tyrosine-phosphatase: MRVLFVCLGNICRSPTAEGVLRHQLQAEGLSERIEVASAGTGDWHVGKQPDSRTRRAAQLRGYDLSQQRAQQVKVGHFHDYDLILAMDKSNLGHLRAMQPAGAKAELDLFLLRYEGALDEVPDPYYGGEQGFEQVLDLIEDACRKLVIELKGRL; the protein is encoded by the coding sequence ATGCGGGTTCTGTTTGTGTGCCTGGGCAATATCTGCCGCTCGCCCACCGCCGAAGGCGTGCTGCGTCACCAGCTACAGGCCGAAGGCCTGAGCGAGCGGATCGAAGTAGCTTCCGCCGGTACCGGTGACTGGCATGTCGGCAAGCAACCGGACAGTCGCACTCGGCGCGCTGCCCAGTTGCGCGGTTACGACCTGTCGCAGCAGCGCGCGCAACAGGTCAAGGTTGGGCATTTCCATGACTACGATCTGATCCTGGCCATGGACAAGAGCAACCTTGGTCACTTGCGGGCTATGCAGCCCGCCGGGGCAAAAGCGGAGCTGGACCTGTTCCTGCTTCGCTACGAAGGGGCCCTGGACGAAGTGCCGGATCCTTACTATGGCGGTGAGCAAGGTTTCGAGCAGGTTCTGGACCTCATCGAAGACGCCTGCCGCAAACTGGTCATCGAACTCAAGGGACGTCTATGA